TTACAAGTTAGTTGTTGCATGTTGTCCACATCATTGGTAGATGTTAGATAATATTATTAGCCAAGAAATTCTGGACAAGTATCAGCTTCACACAAACTAGGAGGCAGTGTTAGAATAGGAGATGGCAAGACCAGATGTCTGAATGAAGAAGCTGTGCTTTATCTGTGGAACCTGGTTTATCACCAGCGCCTTCACTGTGTAACCATCACGCTTTTGTATTGCtgtacttttcttttaaattctagtGAACCTCCATTCCAGTGCTGTTCTAAATGAATCTCCTTGTGTTCCTCATGTATTTAATTGTGTGTATTGTTTCTTTTGTAGATGTTGGGGCTCTCTGTGTTTCGAAGTTCTCATGTCTTGAAAGCTCGGGGTCTTTTATCTGCTGTCAGTGTTCGAGCAGCACATGGTCATGGTAAGTATCTGCAGAGACCACCTGCTGAATCCTGTTGGTCAGAGTCCCTGCCGTTAGCTCACATTGTGTATTGGGTCAGATAGGGTGTAATGGTCTCTACAGGAGGAGACAGGGCCAAGCCTGGATCAGAATCTACCAGACTTCCTCTTCCTGTTTAGGACTAAGTTATTGTGGTTAGGTATATCAGTATAGCAATCTAGTGAAGGCTggactgccccccccccccccccccccccccatggtTAATTAAACAGCTAAAGCTCACTATCTGAGTTTAGCCTTGTAACATGGCTCCCTGAGTGACTATTGGCACATGTTAGCGGTTTCAAAATGATCACGCTAAAAGTGGCATCAGGAGAGGAATCATATGTGAGCTTAAAAGCAGGACAGAGAGTATAGAGGATTCAAACTCATTAGGCATTCTGAGGTATGACATTGTGGCCCTTGAGATAGTGCTTTCGGCCATGTTGCTAGAAATACAGAGCACATGTGGAAAGTCACCGAGTTGTGTATTGCTAAACAGAGACCCCTTGGCCACAGCTAACAATGCTACTTCATGGCTGAGCCAAGTTGTTGGGGTGAACGTTTATCTCCTGTTTGGTTGACTCAGGAGCAGTAAAATGTAACTGGAAACAGTCCAAATGAGCAAGGAGTTTTTCACATTAAATTATTGTTGACAAACtttccaattttgttttcaatttgagCTGCTCACTCAAAGCATGTTAGTGCTGAGGAATGAGACAGTTAACATCAGTCACTCCCCCGGGACAAGTATGGTACAGCATTGGACAAAGAGTAAAACTTCCTCCACACTGTCTcccatcaaacgctcccaggaTGGGTACAGTATATGGTTAGATAGAGTGAAACTCCCTGTAAACTGCACCAAGAATATGCTACCAGAGTTTCCGAACTTAAAAAAAGGCAGGTGGGTTCAGAGTCATGTGACTGTGCTTAAGTTACCATTGAGACGAAGGCTTGCATTGTATGTAAACAACTGTCTATGGCCTACCTTAGAAGTTATGTGGAAAATTATTAACATCATCGTGCAGGATGGGAGTAACTTATTCTATCACGTATGGGTTTTTCTTAGAGTAAATCCCTGTGGCAATTTAAAGGACAATAGTTAACAACTCCTGCCTTATCAGGAGTTCAGTGATGTGTTGATTTCTGTAGCTGCATTTAACTTCTCTGGAAGGTTGCTGCTAAGTCCACTTGTGATTATTGCATCTTTGGTATTTTTAATGTGTCTTAAACAGACACTGTAGATTTGTATGATCTGTTCATGATAAATAGTTTAATATTGTCATGGCTCAGACCTCAATCATAATTACCATATTCATTACACCAAGAGAACAGTTTCAGTCTAAAATTTGGTTTAGTGTGTGAATCAAGCTTGTGATATGAGGAACCCACTGCCTGAATCGACACCTctggtcagagatagtaagaacttatgatgctggagtctgagataagtgtggagctggatgaacacagcaggccaggcagcatcgggggggaggaggaggaggaggaaggctgacatcCCTTCATAAGGgacccaacccaaaatgtcagcttttctgctcctctgatgctgcctggcctgctgtgctgatACCTCTGGTACCTGGATGGGTTAAAGATAGTAGGAGAGATTGATCAGTGAATATGAAACTTCAAGAATGACAGAGGCGAATCAGCAGTGAATCCGTTAAATCTTCCAGAATACCAACTTTATAGTTGACAAGACAGCATATAAATGAGTGGATGAACAAACTGATGGCTGTACCTTTTTTCTCCCTCAGAGATTGCTAAAAGTGAAGACCTCTCGATGCCCATGTACTGTGATCGGAGAGATACTCCTCTCCCTGATGTTCCTTATGTACGGAAGCTGAATACAGAACAGACAGCcctgaaagaaaaggaaaaagggTCTTGGAAGAACCTGACCAATGAAGAGAAAATCGCACGTAAGCGTAATGGGTGTCTTTTGCATTCTGAGCTTTTTCTCTATTGTGTCTTGTTGCTGGGAGAGGAATTTTGAGTCAGTGTTAGATTTGAGTGTTCCTGACTCAGGGTCAAACAGGTTTAGGTACAGACTGAAACTTCCTCTACTCATTCCTGAGCTGAGAACAGTATGCTTCGTTTGATCAGTTTGTCATTTTTCCCCTCCAGAAGCTGTTCTACTGTAATCTGTACAATTGTAGCTGCTCATTTCATGGGCATCAATACTTGTTGTcaatgcacatgcacacatagCTAGGTTCACACTCCATGAGCTCATTCTATCTGTCAGGGAGCAGATAAAGGGCATGCACGTTTAATTGGTCAAGGGAAAAACATGTCCCAGTGTTATTGTCTAATTCACTGTATTATGTCCGGTCCAgggtgaacaaagaaaattacagcacaggaacaggcccttcagccctccaagcctgcaccgatcgagatcctctgtctaaatctgtcatctattttgtaagggtctgtatcccttttgctccctgctcatccatgtacctgtccagacacatcttaaaagacactatcatgtctgcgtctcccacctccgctggcaacgtgcttcaggcacccaccaccctctgggtaaagaacttgccacgcatatctcccataaactttcctccttctctctttgaactcatgacccctagtaattgagtctcccactatGGGAaagagcttcttgctatccaccttgtctatatccctcaagattttgtagacctcaatctccgtctttctaatgaaaataatcctaatctactcaacctttcttcatagctaatgctctccatgccaggcaacatcctgatgaaccttctctgcaccctctccaaagcatccacatctgtttggtaatgaggtgaccagaactgtacgcagtattctaaatgtggccgaaccgaagtcttgtacaactgcaacatgacctgccaactcttgtactcaataccctgtccaatgaaggaaagcatgccatatgctgccTTGCTCACTCTATTGACcggcattgtcaccttcaggaacaatggacctgaacacccagatctctctgtatatcagttttccccagggcttttccatttactgtacagtttgctcttgaattggatcttccaaaacgcatcaccttgcatttgcctggatttacctccatctgccacttatctgcccaactctccagtctatctatagtctgctgtaatctctgacagtccccttcactatctgctattccaccaatcttcatgttgtctgcaaacttgctaatcagaccacctataccttcctctgaATCAcatacgtatatcacaaacaacagtggtcccagcacagatccttgtggaacaccactggtcacaggtctccattttgggaaacccccttccactactactcctgctgtagccagtttttttttatccatctggcTACTGCATCccggaccccatgcgacttcactttctccattagcctgccatggggaaccttatcaaagtgCTCGGGACCAACTGGAAAagggaagaaatttctttaccaaACATCTCACGTTTGTTCCAGAGATTCTGGTCCTGCCTCTGTAATTTTCAGGGATGAACACAGACAACGTGTGTGTGCAGTGTGCCCAAATCTCTCCTTGACAGCTCAGAAAAGAAGATGCTGTGAGGTTCATATCAGACAATAGCTAATTCTAATGGGAGCCCTGTAAGGGACTCAATTTGATTTGTGGGTGAAGTGCACAGGGAGTATAGGCAGGGACACAGTGGGTTGTTTACTGGTGCTTGTGTTTTATCCTAGTGTATCGCATCGCTTTTCATCAGAGCTACCATGACATGGTTCAGTCGAACAACGAATGGAAGACAGTGCTTGGTGGAGCCTTAATCTTTATCGGATTCACTGGCCTGATTGTGTGGTGGCAGAAGGCCTTTGGTGAGTCTCCTCCTGTACTCCCTGTAAATATGGTGGTGGCTATATGTGCTTCTCAGAAACTCCAGTGCAACATCGCCTTGTGGCCAACAGAGGCAGTGCAATTACATTGAAAACCTCTGGAAACATGACGACAATGTCTGAGGAAGAAATGATAAGGGACGTAGGACAATGGGAAAAATATGGGGCAACCCATAAAAGCATGGGCTGGTTGGTGATACTGAATTTTGCCTGTTTGTCCAAAACAGTACAATATAGACTAAGCCGTATAAAGGTGTTGACTGTGGCTCAGCGAGTAGCCCTCACAATATAGACGATTTAGTCCCTGCTTCAGGGACTTGAGTTCAGAGACCAGGCTAACAGTCCATCACCATGAAGTACACCGACTTTTTTCTTCACCACAGTCCCATGGCGCAACTTGAGGGAGAGGGACTTGGGCAATATCTGTCTCAACTGTTACCACTTTTCAAAGAAAACTGATCATCTGCTCTTTGCATCTTTGTAGCATTTCAG
Above is a window of Stegostoma tigrinum isolate sSteTig4 chromosome 19, sSteTig4.hap1, whole genome shotgun sequence DNA encoding:
- the LOC125461600 gene encoding cytochrome c oxidase subunit 4 isoform 1, mitochondrial-like, whose product is MLGLSVFRSSHVLKARGLLSAVSVRAAHGHEIAKSEDLSMPMYCDRRDTPLPDVPYVRKLNTEQTALKEKEKGSWKNLTNEEKIALYRIAFHQSYHDMVQSNNEWKTVLGGALIFIGFTGLIVWWQKAFVYPPRPHTLSEEWKEKQARRMLDMQINPIEGFASKWDYEKNEWKK